A genomic region of Luteolibacter arcticus contains the following coding sequences:
- a CDS encoding beta strand repeat-containing protein encodes MTKTRETLLRLALATAALGLSPQIHAGTLWDGGGADNDWQTADNWDPDGTPGTGNTVDLTFAGSTRPTSNNNYADWVDFRNLDFATGAGAFTLTGANIDLFGRIENQSSSLQTVSLTLALNAGQPKTGEFNPAEGDLLINGANLFTNGNTIQVWGNNAHSLTFDTVIDGTGGLTLNQNSTVVLAKGNTYSGANTVSAGVLQIGNGGATGNFGSGTMTLGAAGTLAFNRTGSFSLGGITTAAGSKVAVNLGTVVGTAATSFGSQAAGNLVSVGSGGAIDLSGINRSSNTMDLTIAGTGNGGSGAIFNSGAALLGNSGIRNLTLSGNATVASGGTGEGNRWDTRADGTLTLNGNTLTKTGTGNFNIRSSVPLIASGTLRISGGSLSFEDNFTGANTANYTIEVDTSGAWVGAYNGRTIQSAVTLSNGGGIYSQGGTASTWGGTITVGSGGGRINAGNVVYTGSQINVTGALSGSGPLTIQGGSTFVVLANTASTGFTGKVTVDGGSLRIAGDGSLGATPGVATADAITLMNGGRIQGGNLTTGVTMTLNSNRGINLGSGGGGFHVWTGFTMTYGGVVTGSGTFNKTDGGTLALTGNLSGYSGTYSHQAGNTLFQTGANALTGTLTVAAGDASIQNTATNTWSAINLNGGTLRIKSNNNALGTATIAVGGSATLAAENGSTALTLANGATIAGTNTLSLDSGYASLTVNGNLTGSGTKVRTSASGTTTLGGTVNMGSNALGNVSVESTGTLVLSSTANVTAGNVFNNNATGILNINGATVNTGTLRLSGNGTINLNSGTTTAAAVALNNNSGVFNITGGTLNTQYLNLGDGSNTSGRIVQTGGTVNVLSGGTGFRIGHWNNGVNAGSSYNLSGGVLDATGLSANTGSARVVTVGWDGQGDMIVGGGAGSATFKSYGIQLDGNGNGGGAAPSTGNMTLTVSTNGLVEIGAGGTAAASTTDTVILNGGTLRATDNSTWSTVMVANASTTSTLQSNATFTATVSGDISGTGSVVKSGAGLVTFSTAKTLSGPIAVNEGRLLVSSTLRNTSGLTVGPGATLETGATNMFVAGHGDAVNASRLITVNGGTWLINSSMDSRIGNVTLSNGATWTSNRVLTGFDVLLANTTAGAATVTVANTGGNTTGSVMNGTGGIHLQGVQNFDVADVTGNASADLTVSMTLDNPGSMGGAAGGINKIGGGTMALAKQATYLGGTTINGGVLDLTATGGSGGVIRGTATINNGGTLRLSAADVTGYGTGTDRLSTINVNAGGTLHVATTANQTLGNAVINLTGGSVTGIAGSNIDFFQGSSAVNTLASSTTATISGTKLTLRQGTGVTFTVADGTTASGIDLDVSSEITNATYGNNPLTKAGDGTMRLSGTNTYTGATNITGGTLLVDGAIGTGAVTVGSGGTLGGGSATAGLIGGNVTIDGTLSPGNSAGTLSLAGSLMLQATANLNWELNSSAPLALGLGVNDLVTVAGDLTLDGILNITGSSSFDSAATGTRWTLLTYGGTLTNNILELGVMPTLEGDRSWELDTSTAGEIGLVIIPEPGAAALIGSFGMLLLLRRRRQG; translated from the coding sequence ATGACCAAAACTCGCGAAACTCTCCTCCGTCTCGCCCTCGCGACGGCCGCCCTCGGCTTATCCCCGCAAATCCACGCCGGCACCCTTTGGGACGGCGGTGGTGCGGACAACGATTGGCAAACCGCCGACAACTGGGATCCCGACGGAACGCCGGGCACCGGCAACACCGTGGACCTCACCTTCGCGGGTAGCACACGGCCGACGTCGAACAATAACTACGCCGACTGGGTGGACTTCCGGAACCTCGACTTCGCCACCGGTGCCGGTGCCTTCACTCTAACAGGAGCAAATATCGACCTCTTCGGGCGGATCGAAAACCAGAGCTCCAGCCTGCAAACGGTCTCCCTCACGCTCGCGCTCAATGCCGGCCAGCCAAAGACCGGCGAGTTCAATCCGGCGGAAGGCGACCTGCTGATCAATGGCGCCAATCTCTTCACCAACGGCAACACCATCCAAGTCTGGGGCAACAACGCCCACAGCCTGACCTTCGACACCGTCATCGATGGCACCGGCGGGTTGACGCTGAACCAAAACAGCACGGTCGTCCTTGCCAAGGGCAACACCTACAGCGGAGCCAACACGGTCAGCGCCGGCGTGTTGCAAATCGGCAACGGCGGCGCCACCGGCAATTTCGGCAGCGGAACCATGACGCTCGGCGCGGCCGGCACGCTGGCCTTCAATCGCACCGGCAGCTTCAGCCTCGGCGGCATCACCACCGCCGCCGGCTCGAAGGTCGCGGTCAATCTCGGCACGGTCGTCGGCACTGCCGCCACCTCGTTCGGCAGCCAGGCAGCGGGGAACCTCGTCTCGGTCGGCTCGGGCGGTGCGATCGATCTCTCCGGCATCAATCGCTCGTCCAATACCATGGACCTGACCATCGCCGGCACCGGCAATGGCGGCAGCGGCGCGATCTTCAACTCCGGCGCTGCCCTGCTCGGCAACTCAGGCATTCGCAACCTCACGCTTTCCGGCAATGCCACCGTCGCATCCGGCGGCACCGGCGAAGGCAACCGCTGGGACACCCGCGCCGACGGCACGCTCACGCTCAACGGCAACACGCTCACCAAGACCGGCACCGGCAATTTCAACATCCGCTCGTCTGTCCCGCTCATCGCCAGCGGCACCCTGCGCATCTCCGGTGGCTCGCTTTCCTTCGAGGACAACTTCACCGGTGCCAACACCGCCAACTACACCATCGAAGTGGATACCAGCGGGGCGTGGGTCGGGGCCTACAATGGCCGCACCATCCAATCCGCCGTCACCTTGTCCAATGGCGGCGGGATCTACTCGCAGGGCGGCACCGCTTCCACGTGGGGCGGCACCATCACCGTCGGCAGCGGCGGCGGCCGGATCAATGCCGGCAATGTCGTTTACACCGGCTCGCAGATCAATGTCACCGGCGCACTCAGCGGCAGCGGCCCGTTGACCATCCAGGGCGGCAGCACCTTCGTCGTGCTCGCGAACACCGCCAGCACCGGCTTCACCGGCAAGGTCACCGTCGATGGCGGTTCGCTGCGCATCGCCGGTGACGGTTCACTCGGCGCGACGCCGGGAGTCGCGACTGCCGATGCCATCACCCTCATGAACGGCGGCCGCATCCAGGGCGGCAACCTCACCACCGGGGTCACCATGACCCTCAATTCCAACCGCGGCATCAACCTCGGCAGCGGTGGCGGCGGATTCCACGTCTGGACCGGCTTCACCATGACCTATGGCGGGGTCGTCACCGGCAGCGGTACCTTCAACAAGACCGACGGCGGCACCCTGGCACTCACCGGCAATCTTTCCGGCTACTCCGGCACCTACTCGCATCAGGCCGGCAACACGCTGTTCCAAACCGGGGCCAACGCGCTCACCGGCACCCTCACTGTGGCCGCCGGCGATGCCTCGATCCAGAACACCGCCACCAACACCTGGTCCGCCATCAACCTCAACGGCGGCACCCTGCGCATCAAGAGCAACAACAACGCCCTCGGCACCGCCACCATCGCCGTCGGCGGCAGTGCCACGCTCGCCGCCGAGAACGGCTCTACCGCCCTCACCCTCGCGAACGGCGCCACCATCGCCGGCACCAACACGCTGTCGCTCGACTCCGGCTATGCCTCCCTCACGGTCAATGGCAACCTCACCGGCAGCGGCACCAAGGTGCGCACCAGCGCCAGCGGCACCACTACCCTCGGTGGCACGGTTAACATGGGCTCCAACGCCCTCGGCAACGTAAGCGTGGAAAGTACTGGAACCCTCGTACTTTCCTCAACCGCCAATGTCACCGCCGGCAACGTCTTCAACAACAACGCCACCGGCATCCTCAACATCAATGGCGCCACGGTGAACACCGGCACGCTGCGGCTCAGCGGCAACGGCACGATCAACCTGAACTCCGGCACCACCACCGCCGCGGCCGTCGCGCTCAACAACAACAGCGGCGTCTTCAACATCACCGGCGGCACGCTCAATACCCAGTATCTGAACCTCGGCGACGGCTCGAATACCTCCGGCCGCATCGTCCAGACCGGCGGCACCGTCAATGTGCTCTCCGGCGGCACCGGCTTCCGCATCGGCCACTGGAACAATGGCGTCAATGCCGGCAGCAGCTACAACCTCTCCGGCGGCGTGCTCGATGCCACCGGCCTCTCCGCAAACACCGGCTCTGCCCGCGTTGTCACCGTCGGCTGGGATGGCCAGGGCGACATGATCGTCGGCGGCGGTGCCGGCAGCGCCACGTTCAAGTCCTACGGCATCCAACTCGATGGCAACGGCAACGGCGGTGGCGCCGCGCCGAGCACCGGCAACATGACGCTCACCGTCTCGACCAACGGCCTCGTGGAAATCGGAGCCGGTGGCACCGCCGCCGCCTCCACCACCGACACCGTCATTCTCAACGGCGGCACTCTCCGCGCGACCGACAACTCGACCTGGTCCACCGTGATGGTGGCCAACGCGTCCACCACCAGCACGCTGCAGAGCAACGCGACCTTCACCGCCACGGTCTCCGGCGACATCTCCGGCACCGGCAGCGTCGTCAAATCCGGTGCCGGCCTCGTCACCTTCTCCACCGCCAAGACTCTTTCCGGCCCGATCGCCGTGAACGAAGGCCGCCTGCTCGTCTCCAGCACCCTGCGCAATACCTCCGGCCTCACCGTCGGTCCCGGCGCGACCTTGGAAACGGGCGCCACCAACATGTTCGTGGCCGGCCATGGCGACGCCGTGAATGCCTCGCGCCTGATCACCGTCAACGGCGGCACCTGGCTGATCAACAGCTCTATGGACAGCCGCATCGGCAACGTGACCCTTTCCAACGGTGCCACCTGGACTTCGAACCGGGTCCTCACCGGCTTCGACGTGCTGCTGGCCAATACCACCGCCGGCGCGGCCACCGTCACCGTCGCCAACACTGGCGGCAATACCACCGGCTCCGTGATGAATGGCACCGGCGGTATCCACCTCCAGGGCGTGCAGAATTTCGACGTCGCCGACGTCACCGGCAATGCCAGCGCCGACCTCACGGTGAGCATGACCCTCGACAATCCCGGCAGCATGGGCGGGGCGGCCGGCGGCATCAACAAGATCGGCGGCGGCACCATGGCCCTCGCCAAGCAAGCCACCTACCTCGGCGGCACCACCATCAATGGCGGCGTGCTCGACCTGACCGCCACCGGCGGTTCAGGCGGCGTCATCCGCGGTACCGCCACCATCAACAACGGCGGCACCCTGCGTCTCAGCGCCGCAGACGTCACCGGCTACGGCACCGGCACCGACCGTCTCAGCACGATCAACGTCAACGCCGGCGGCACGCTCCACGTCGCCACCACCGCCAATCAGACGCTTGGCAATGCCGTCATCAACCTGACCGGTGGCAGCGTCACGGGCATCGCGGGCAGCAATATCGACTTCTTTCAGGGCAGCTCCGCGGTCAACACTCTCGCCTCTTCCACCACCGCCACCATCAGTGGCACTAAGCTCACGCTCCGCCAGGGCACCGGTGTCACCTTCACCGTCGCCGACGGCACCACCGCCTCGGGCATCGACCTTGATGTCTCATCGGAAATCACCAACGCCACCTATGGCAATAACCCGCTCACCAAGGCGGGCGATGGCACGATGCGCTTGAGCGGCACCAACACCTACACCGGCGCCACCAACATCACCGGCGGCACCCTGCTGGTCGATGGCGCGATCGGCACCGGTGCGGTCACCGTCGGCAGTGGCGGCACCCTCGGCGGAGGAAGCGCGACCGCCGGACTCATCGGTGGCAATGTCACCATCGATGGCACCCTTTCGCCCGGGAACAGCGCCGGCACCCTCAGCCTCGCCGGCAGCCTGATGCTGCAAGCCACCGCGAACCTGAATTGGGAGCTCAACTCCTCCGCACCCCTCGCGCTCGGCCTCGGCGTCAATGACCTCGTCACCGTCGCGGGCGACCTCACGCTCGATGGCATCCTCAATATCACCGGCAGCAGCTCGTTTGACAGTGCCGCCACGGGCACCCGCTGGACCCTGCTGACCTACGGCGGCACACTCACTAACAACATCCTCGAGCTCGGCGTGATGCCCACGCTCGAAGGCGACCGCTCGTGGGAACTGGACACCTCCACGGCCGGCGAGATCGGCCTGGTCATCATTCCCGAGCCGGGAGCCGCCGCACTGATCGGCTCCTTCGGCATGCTCTTGCTGCTCCGCCGCCGGCGCCAGGGGTGA
- the rsmH gene encoding 16S rRNA (cytosine(1402)-N(4))-methyltransferase RsmH: MIRATSGWLYARIAGDFPSARTGALGTARLSGHSQTAVRPAFHGWLAGRRPSEDFQTKKTDEANGYHLSVLPAETVEWMAAQEGKLIIDGTLGGGGHSEAFLKAGATVIGIDRDPEALAFATQRLAAYGERFRTWQGNFADLRDIPEVRGERRADGLLLDLGVSSRQLDAAERGFSFRGAGPLDMRMGPSCPFDAAHVVNTWAESELVRIFFELGEESKARRIAAAIVKRRAEREFTTTIDLADHIEKTVGRGGRIHPATKAFQAIRMTVNDELGSLERALEASIEVLKPGGRLLVITFHSLEDRMVKRFMQHRAKPWLDRPDWPAPRPNPEWCLQLPVRKAIAASDAEIRINPRARSAKLRVAELLDPTASPQ; encoded by the coding sequence GTGATCCGCGCAACTTCTGGCTGGTTGTATGCGCGGATCGCCGGCGACTTTCCATCGGCACGGACCGGCGCACTCGGGACAGCGCGCCTCTCCGGCCATTCCCAAACGGCTGTCCGCCCCGCATTCCATGGCTGGTTGGCGGGGCGGCGGCCGTCGGAGGATTTCCAAACGAAGAAGACCGACGAAGCGAACGGCTATCACCTGTCCGTGCTCCCTGCCGAGACGGTGGAGTGGATGGCCGCGCAAGAGGGCAAGCTGATCATTGACGGCACCCTCGGCGGCGGCGGGCACAGCGAGGCTTTCCTGAAAGCCGGTGCCACCGTGATCGGGATCGACCGCGATCCCGAAGCGCTTGCGTTCGCGACGCAGCGGTTGGCCGCCTATGGCGAGCGCTTCCGCACCTGGCAGGGTAATTTCGCAGATCTCCGGGACATCCCCGAGGTCCGGGGGGAAAGGCGGGCCGATGGCCTGCTTTTGGACCTCGGGGTTTCCTCCCGGCAACTCGACGCCGCGGAACGGGGTTTCTCGTTCCGCGGCGCCGGCCCCCTCGACATGCGGATGGGGCCTTCCTGTCCATTCGATGCCGCGCACGTGGTCAACACGTGGGCGGAGTCGGAGCTGGTGCGCATTTTCTTTGAACTCGGTGAAGAGTCGAAAGCGCGCCGCATCGCCGCGGCCATCGTGAAACGCCGCGCCGAGCGCGAGTTCACGACTACCATCGATCTCGCGGATCATATCGAAAAGACGGTCGGTCGCGGTGGACGCATCCATCCCGCGACGAAAGCTTTCCAAGCAATCCGCATGACGGTGAACGACGAGCTTGGCTCGCTGGAGCGCGCGCTGGAAGCGTCGATCGAGGTGCTGAAGCCCGGCGGCCGTCTGTTAGTCATTACTTTCCACAGCCTGGAGGATCGCATGGTGAAGCGCTTCATGCAGCACCGCGCCAAACCCTGGCTGGACCGCCCCGACTGGCCGGCACCGCGGCCGAATCCCGAATGGTGCCTGCAGCTTCCTGTTAGAAAAGCGATCGCCGCGAGCGACGCAGAGATTCGAATCAACCCGCGGGCCCGCAGTGCGAAACTGCGGGTCGCCGAGCTTCTGGACCCTACCGCTTCACCCCAATGA
- a CDS encoding beta strand repeat-containing protein yields the protein MDSSTLRRTLLHTALLTTVTTAHAQLYFDINAATAGSGTPGAAAWNTGTNWSAAPAGDVATVGWTNGQAAIFSAGTEAAGTWNVTVTGTVQTNSITFNGATNSTVHNITGGTIDMATGGLVLDASAAAGTTGRSKTISSAIIGSGGLSIAANGDTSATGGGSNTIFSLTGANTFTGNTTITAGVVGYTSIFGDAANSVVLNGGGLLFNNTGTFTRNLQIEANGGVFRNYGAATSTLTGTLSGSGSIRRTDGGTAIYAGNGSAFTGALLVERGTLQAGNGVLTANPLANASGATLGDATGAGVLRYQLDGSFTLATPITYANAGSALIWQGTDAGDVMTINNIFGVANNTGTLQATSGAITLASGADVLVGAITLSSTPSNSATAVIGTLNVQPGAVLETRFMNIGDGGNNAGAVNQTGGTVKIATGGNGFRIGHWDNGANTPGSVYNLSGGTLDVSAIDVALNVGWDGAGTLNVSNTGLAKAWRLYVDAGGQDKPGIVNLTGGTIEVGAGGISSDGTAGSQLNLSGGTLKATSGSTWAAPMNATAATTSVIDVNGSTILSTGAFTGTGAVNVTDTATGGTFEFSQPAGTRTISPALGGSTTIRKSGAGTLVLSGNNTHTGNLFPDAGVLSLTGSNAFSIVDINDGVTFTGEGSTSGALSLGVTSGATLGVNHTTTGAFHVGGNLTLNGTSVISLGTPFSGTTNLLTYSGTLSGNASNLILPGAANYRSASVNFNPGVISLTINNADLTWTGTGGGLWDLNATSGWSNGGSNTFFWGDTVRFDDTSAVPAVAITGELAPNKITVDSDTNNYTITGGTGNFISGLGSLLKTGSSTLTISAPNTFSGGTIISEGTIVITGVNGGLGTGSVTLGDAATGNSPVELRLTNGRNIPNNITISSLATGSALLGYSGTGGSYTEFTGNIALQRDLTIRSGTTDRLHFTGAITGTGNLTIDGGKRVTMSGNNTYAGNLLIRDADTIFQTFGANSIPDTATVDVGANAIFQVYLADTIAGLTGTGFLQPIAGKPTLTVGNGNVSSTFSGTWRPLVSDHLNLTKIGTGTFTLSGPISSPGAITISGGTVEITSAGLFGRTLAAGTALPNRALIGTGTFRTSGSADVTLRRSSAGFTGAVQINGGVTTVGHSAALATAPVSINGGTLRFDNSGTNFTPLAANGLTTGTLTTDVTTNNLATLHAATGDVIPANMTHVYHGQIYLTAGQWTFAENFDDGAAVTISGTPIINDAVYNAVTTGTFSAPDDGWYTIDVRAYQIGGASGGVGAWATAGIGIGIKAGGTSTNVADYVALTDGALGTRLTTSNSYSFSNAITLAGPATIDTSTMVGTPGVAGVDGNGNSGDVTLTGVVSGTGSLTKTGVGTLLLNSANTYSGNTRVDAGRLTLATATLANAADVYIASGAVLNLIHGTNDTVHSLFINGVGLAVGTYNATSHPGIITGTGSLVVTTAGGSPFDSWASANGVSGGGVDSDADGIANGIEFVIGGDPSGPGSDSNSLLPTAAILPADPNYLTVVYRRTTASASMPVAQQPYVQYGTTLSSWTKAEHNVSGVIIAEDPNGFGTGIARVTVKIPRNLTTGKVFARLRVDIP from the coding sequence ATGGATTCCTCGACACTCCGCAGAACACTCCTCCACACCGCGCTGCTCACCACCGTCACCACGGCCCACGCGCAGCTCTACTTTGATATAAACGCCGCCACCGCCGGCTCAGGCACCCCGGGCGCCGCAGCTTGGAATACCGGCACGAATTGGTCCGCCGCGCCCGCAGGCGACGTGGCCACCGTCGGCTGGACCAATGGCCAGGCCGCCATTTTCTCCGCCGGCACCGAAGCCGCAGGCACCTGGAACGTGACGGTCACCGGAACGGTCCAGACGAATTCCATCACCTTCAACGGTGCCACAAACAGCACCGTTCACAACATTACCGGCGGGACCATCGACATGGCCACCGGCGGCTTGGTTCTGGATGCCTCGGCAGCGGCCGGCACCACCGGTCGCTCCAAGACGATCTCCTCCGCCATCATCGGCTCGGGCGGGTTGAGCATTGCCGCGAACGGCGACACCTCCGCCACGGGTGGGGGCTCGAATACCATCTTCTCCCTTACCGGCGCGAACACCTTCACCGGCAACACGACCATCACCGCGGGGGTTGTCGGCTACACCTCGATCTTCGGCGATGCGGCCAACAGCGTGGTGCTGAATGGCGGTGGCCTCCTCTTCAACAACACCGGCACCTTTACCCGGAATCTCCAGATCGAGGCCAATGGTGGCGTGTTTCGCAACTACGGAGCGGCGACCTCCACGCTCACCGGCACGCTTTCCGGCTCCGGCAGCATCCGCCGCACCGATGGCGGCACCGCGATCTACGCCGGCAATGGCTCGGCCTTTACCGGCGCGCTTCTTGTCGAACGCGGCACGCTACAGGCAGGCAACGGCGTCCTCACCGCCAACCCGCTGGCCAATGCTTCCGGCGCCACCCTTGGTGATGCCACGGGAGCAGGCGTCCTGCGCTACCAGCTTGACGGCTCATTCACGCTCGCCACGCCCATCACCTATGCCAACGCAGGCTCGGCCCTCATCTGGCAGGGCACCGATGCCGGCGATGTGATGACCATCAACAACATCTTCGGCGTGGCGAACAACACCGGCACGCTGCAGGCGACCTCCGGCGCCATCACCCTGGCTTCCGGAGCGGACGTCCTGGTCGGTGCCATTACCCTCTCCAGCACTCCGAGCAACAGCGCCACCGCGGTGATCGGCACGCTGAATGTCCAGCCGGGTGCCGTGCTGGAAACCCGCTTCATGAATATCGGTGACGGCGGCAACAACGCCGGTGCCGTCAACCAAACCGGCGGCACCGTGAAGATCGCCACCGGCGGCAATGGCTTCCGCATCGGCCACTGGGACAACGGTGCCAACACCCCGGGCTCCGTGTACAATCTCTCGGGCGGCACGCTCGACGTGAGCGCCATCGACGTCGCCCTCAACGTCGGCTGGGATGGTGCCGGCACTCTCAACGTCAGCAACACCGGCCTCGCCAAGGCCTGGAGACTCTACGTCGATGCCGGCGGCCAGGACAAACCCGGCATCGTCAATCTGACGGGCGGCACCATCGAGGTCGGCGCGGGCGGCATCTCCAGTGATGGCACCGCGGGCAGCCAGCTCAATCTGTCCGGTGGCACCCTGAAAGCCACCTCAGGCTCCACTTGGGCGGCACCGATGAATGCCACCGCCGCGACCACTTCGGTGATCGACGTCAATGGCTCCACCATCCTCTCCACCGGTGCCTTCACCGGCACCGGCGCGGTGAACGTCACCGACACCGCCACGGGGGGCACGTTCGAGTTCAGCCAGCCTGCCGGCACGCGCACCATCAGCCCGGCTCTGGGAGGCTCGACCACCATCCGGAAATCCGGTGCAGGCACCCTTGTCTTGTCCGGTAACAACACCCATACCGGCAACCTGTTCCCCGATGCCGGCGTCCTCTCACTCACCGGCTCGAATGCCTTCTCGATTGTCGACATCAACGACGGCGTGACCTTCACCGGCGAAGGCTCGACCAGCGGTGCGCTCTCGCTCGGCGTCACCTCTGGTGCCACCCTAGGCGTCAATCACACCACGACGGGAGCCTTCCACGTCGGCGGTAATCTGACCCTCAACGGCACGTCCGTCATCAGCCTGGGAACCCCGTTCAGCGGCACCACCAACCTCCTCACCTACAGCGGCACGCTCTCCGGCAACGCCAGCAATCTGATCCTGCCCGGCGCGGCGAATTACCGCTCGGCCTCGGTCAATTTCAATCCGGGCGTCATCAGCCTGACCATCAACAACGCCGACCTCACCTGGACCGGCACCGGCGGCGGGCTGTGGGATCTCAATGCCACCTCCGGCTGGTCGAATGGCGGCAGCAACACCTTCTTCTGGGGTGACACCGTCCGCTTCGATGACACCTCGGCCGTCCCCGCCGTGGCCATCACCGGCGAGTTGGCACCGAACAAGATCACGGTCGATTCCGACACCAACAACTACACCATCACCGGTGGCACCGGAAACTTCATCTCCGGCCTCGGCTCGCTGCTGAAGACCGGTAGCTCCACCCTCACGATCAGCGCGCCGAATACCTTCAGCGGCGGCACCATCATCAGCGAGGGCACCATCGTCATCACCGGAGTCAATGGCGGCCTCGGCACCGGCAGCGTCACCCTTGGCGATGCCGCCACCGGCAACTCGCCGGTCGAGCTCCGTCTCACCAACGGCCGGAACATCCCGAACAACATCACCATCTCTTCGCTCGCCACCGGCAGCGCCCTCCTCGGCTATTCCGGCACCGGCGGTTCCTACACCGAATTCACCGGGAACATCGCCCTCCAGCGCGACCTGACGATCCGCTCGGGCACCACCGACCGCCTGCACTTCACCGGTGCGATCACCGGCACCGGCAATCTCACCATCGATGGCGGGAAACGCGTCACCATGTCCGGCAACAACACCTACGCCGGCAACCTCCTGATCCGCGACGCCGACACCATCTTCCAGACCTTCGGTGCCAATTCGATCCCGGACACTGCCACGGTCGATGTGGGTGCCAATGCGATCTTCCAGGTTTACCTGGCGGATACCATAGCGGGGCTCACCGGAACCGGTTTCCTGCAGCCGATCGCCGGCAAGCCCACCCTGACGGTGGGCAATGGCAACGTCTCCAGCACCTTCTCCGGCACCTGGCGGCCACTGGTTTCCGATCACCTCAATCTCACCAAGATCGGCACCGGCACCTTCACCCTGTCCGGCCCGATCAGCTCGCCCGGGGCAATCACCATCAGCGGCGGCACCGTGGAAATCACCAGTGCCGGTCTGTTCGGCCGCACGCTTGCAGCTGGCACAGCATTGCCGAACCGGGCCTTGATCGGCACCGGCACGTTCCGCACCTCCGGCAGCGCCGATGTCACCCTGCGCCGTAGCAGCGCAGGCTTCACCGGCGCGGTCCAGATCAATGGGGGCGTCACCACCGTCGGCCACTCCGCCGCGCTCGCCACCGCACCGGTGTCGATCAATGGCGGCACCCTGCGCTTCGACAACTCCGGCACGAACTTCACCCCGCTGGCCGCCAATGGTCTCACCACCGGCACGCTGACCACCGACGTCACCACCAACAATCTGGCGACGCTTCACGCAGCCACCGGCGACGTGATTCCTGCCAACATGACCCACGTCTATCACGGCCAGATCTATCTGACCGCGGGCCAGTGGACCTTCGCTGAAAATTTTGACGACGGAGCCGCGGTCACCATCAGCGGAACCCCCATCATCAACGACGCGGTGTACAACGCCGTCACCACCGGCACCTTCAGCGCTCCGGACGATGGCTGGTATACCATCGACGTGCGCGCCTATCAGATCGGAGGTGCCTCCGGTGGCGTGGGTGCCTGGGCAACCGCAGGCATCGGCATTGGCATCAAGGCCGGCGGCACCAGCACCAATGTGGCTGACTACGTCGCGCTGACCGATGGCGCCCTCGGCACCCGCCTCACCACCAGCAACAGCTACTCGTTCTCGAATGCGATCACCCTTGCCGGACCGGCCACCATCGACACCTCGACCATGGTTGGCACGCCCGGCGTCGCTGGCGTGGATGGAAATGGCAACTCCGGTGACGTCACCCTGACCGGCGTCGTCAGCGGCACCGGCAGCCTGACCAAGACCGGCGTTGGCACCCTGCTCCTGAACAGCGCCAACACCTACTCCGGCAACACCAGGGTCGATGCCGGGCGCCTGACCTTGGCCACCGCCACCCTGGCCAACGCCGCCGATGTTTACATCGCCTCGGGAGCGGTCCTCAACCTGATCCACGGCACCAACGACACCGTGCACTCGCTCTTCATCAATGGCGTTGGCCTGGCTGTCGGCACCTACAATGCCACCAGCCATCCGGGCATCATCACCGGCACGGGCTCGCTGGTGGTCACCACCGCGGGCGGCTCGCCCTTCGACTCGTGGGCATCGGCCAACGGCGTCTCCGGCGGCGGCGTCGACTCCGACGCTGACGGCATCGCCAATGGCATCGAATTCGTCATTGGCGGCGATCCTTCCGGTCCGGGCTCCGATTCCAACAGCCTGCTGCCGACTGCGGCCATCCTGCCCGCCGATCCTAACTACCTCACCGTGGTCTATCGCCGCACCACCGCGTCGGCGAGCATGCCGGTTGCGCAGCAGCCTTACGTCCAGTACGGCACCACCTTGAGTTCATGGACCAAGGCGGAACACAACGTCAGCGGAGTCATTATCGCGGAAGATCCCAACGGCTTCGGCACAGGCATCGCCCGCGTCACGGTCAAGATCCCGCGCAATCTCACGACGGGTAAGGTGTTCGCCCGCCTCCGGGTCGATATCCCCTGA